From the genome of Streptomyces sp. JH34:
GGCGCAGGAACGCATGGGCGGGCAAGCGCGCGCCGTACGCTCGCTCCCCGGCAGCGGCACCCGCCGGCACCGGTCGCGGGCCGGTGTCGCTCTCGTCGTGCTGATCGCGCTCGCATTCGCCACCGCGATGTACGTCAACTTCCGCAACCCCTACCCGACACCCGTCACCAGACGCGCGGAGCCGCTGCGCACGACCGTGGTCCCACTTGCTCCCGAGGACCGCGTGCCCGGAGGAACAGCCGAGTCGCTCCTTGCCGACGGTCCGGCAGCGGCCCACGCCACCGGCGCCTCAGGCATCAACCTGCCGTCGGTCCGGCGGACCGAGAACTTCTCGGACAGCCAGGTGACCATGGCCCTCACCACGGTCAAGGACTACCTCGTGAACTCCTCCCTCGACCCGGACGTGATCACCGGCGGGGTGGTCCGGCCGGTCGGACGGCTCCTCGATCCGGACCAGACGGCGCAGTTCGACCGGAGCATGGAATCACCGGCCGCCGACGGCGAGCACAGCGCGACAGGCTGGCTGGTGCGCTTCGACCCGGCCGAAGTGGAACTGGCCGACCCCGACATCCGGGTCCACGGCACCCTCGCCTACGCGGAGGTGGGGCCGGACACCCTGGAGGTGGCGTCCGACCACACCTTCACGTACGCGCTGCGGCCCGCCGTGTCCGGCCCCCACCGGGCCGATGGAGCCTCTCTGTTCACCGTGCGTCGCGTCCTGCGTTTCCTGCTCGACCGGGAGGACATCCGGCTGCACCGGCTGGAGGTCCGCAGCGCCTACGTCCAGGCCGGCCCGCAGTCGTGCTCGGCCGTGACCACGGGAGCCCTGCACCCACTGCTCGCGGGCCGACGCGCGGACACCCGCGGCCCCGCGGGCACCGACCCCTACGCCACGGGTGTGCCGACCGCGGCGCTCTGCGGCACTCTGGCCGTCACGTCCCCGACTCAGGGCCCTCCTCAGGGTCCGGACGCCTCCACGTCCCCTCGGAACCGTCCGTAGCGCCCGGGCCGCGCCTGTCGCCCTTGCCCGCGCCGCCACCAGCAGCTCCGCCGCCCGCGCCCGTGAACTTGTCCCGGAGCTTGCCTCCGAGGTCGCCCGCACCGCCCGCGATGTCGCCGACGAGCTTCATCAGCGGGTCCTTGCTGGTGCGGACCGTGTCCGCGTAGTGCGCGGCGGACTCGCGGAACGAATCCGTCACCGAGGTGTCCTTGTCCTCGTCGCGCTTGGGGTAGTGGCCGTCCATGATGCGCTGGAAGTCACGGCTCTCCGACCACTTCTTCAGCTCGGCCGCCCGGACCGTGGTGAACGGATGCGTCCGGGGGAGCACATTGAGAATCTTGAGCACGGAGTCGCGGAGGTCACCGCTCTTCTCGTACTCGTCGGCCTGGGCCAGGAACGCGTCCACATTCATCTCATGGAGATGATTGCCGCCGGCGATCTTCATCAGCCCGCGCATCGATGCACGCAGATCCTGCCCCACCAGCAGACCGGCCCGGTCCGCGGACAGTTCGGACTTGCGGAACCACTCGCGCAGCGCGGTCACGATGGCCATGATCGCGACATTGCCGAGCGGGATCCATGCCACCTTGAGCGCGAGGTTGGTGAGGAACAGCAATATCGTGCGGTACACCGAGTGACCGGACAGGGCGTGGCCCACCTCGTGGCCTACGACGGCACGCATCTCCTCCTCGTCGAGCAGCTCCACCAGCCCGGTGGTCACGACGATGACCGGCTCGTCGAGGCCGATGCACATGGCGTTCGGCTGCGGGTTCTGCGTCACGTACATCGAAGGGACCTTCTCGAGGTCCAGGATGTAACAGGCGTCCCGCAACATGTCGTTGAGATGCGCGAACTGGGCGTCGCTCACCCGGACGGAGTCCGACAGGAAGAGCAGCCGCAGGCTGCGCTCGGGAAGCAGGCCGCTGAGCGCCTTGAACACGGTGTCGAAACCGCTCAGCTTGCGCAGGGCCACCAGGGCCGAGCGGTCCGCCGGATGCTCGTAGGCCCGCGAGGAGATGTCCGGGAATCGCCTGCGGTGCCTGCTCGGCACGCTCTCGTGACTGGTGTCGGTCATGGATGCCCCCTGTTCGTACGAGACGTTGCTCGTCCCCCTGACAAAAGCCAGCGTATGTGCTGGCGCTACGGTGTGCGGGGGGCTGTGGATAACTTTGAGGAGCGCCCGGAATGCCGCACACCGCCGTCATGCTCGCCGCAGTGTCCGAGGACCAGGGACCGGGCAACACGCTTCGCGTCGTGCTGCTCGTCGCACTCGTCGGAGCGGCCCTGCTCGCCTGGATCCTGCTGCGCGGATACCGCAACGACGACAACAACGACTGAGTCGGCGTGAGCGTGCCCGCGACGCCCGCATACGATGTGCGCGACGTCTCCCTCCTGATTCCCGATGGATAGGTCCTGCAGAAGATGAGCCTCTCGAGCACCGCGCACCAGCTGGTCACCCTCGCCTCCGAAGGCGAGCAGGGTGGTAACCACGAAAGCCTCAGCCCGTACCTCACCGGTGGCGGAGCGCTCGTCGCCCTGCTGCTCCTGCTGTGGATCACCACGCGCTTCAACCGCGACCGCTGAGTCCGGGGCGAACAGCTGTACCAGTAGGGTCTGCACGCATGGGAGAGCAGGAAGTGCCTACCGGCCGCGGCAAGCGCCGCCTGGGCGTGATGGGCGGGACTTTTGACCCGATCCATCACGGACACCTGGTGGCGGCCAGTGAAGTGGCCGCCCACTTCCACCTGGACGAGGTGGTCTTCGTCCCGACCGGGCAGCCCTGGCAGAAGAGTCACAAGCAGGTGTCCCCGGCCGAGGACCGTTATCTGATGACGGTCATCGCGACGGCGTCCAACCCGCAGTTCTCGGTCAGCCGCAGCGACATCGACCGAGGCGGACCGACGTACACGATCGACACGCTGCGGGACCTGCGCACCGCCCACGGCGACGCGGACCTCTTCTTCATCACCGGCGCCGACGCCCTGTCACAGATCCTGACCTGGCGGGACGCCGAGGAACTGTTCTCGCTCTCCCACTTCATCGGTGTGACCCGGCCGGGTCACCTCCTGACCGACGACGGCCTCCCCAAGGGCGGGGTCTCGCTCGTGGAGGTGCCCGCACTGGCGATCTCGTCCACGGACTGCCGCGCCAGGGTCGCGCAGGGCGAGCCGGTCTGGTACCTGGTGCCGGACGGCGTCGTCCGCTACATCGACAAGCGCCAGCTGTACCGCGGCGAATGAGCCACGCAGAGGGGCACCTGTGAACGACCGACAGAACCCGTACGACCCGTACCAGCAGCCGCAGATCATCGGCTACGACGAGTACGGGCAGCCGGTCTACCAGCAGCAGGGGCAGGGGCAGCAGCAGGGGCAGCAGCAGTACGACCCGTACGCCCAGCAGCAGCCCCAACAGCCCCAGCAACAGGACGGCCAGTCGCAGCAGGGCTATGGCTACGGCTACGACCCGTATGCCGGTGCGCAGCAGCAGTACGACCCGTACGCCGCCCAGCACACCCAGCAGCCCACGCAGCAGCCGCAGCAGCCCACGCAGCAGGGATACGGCTACGGCGACGACTACGGCGCGTACGGCTACGACACCGGCCGGCAGCCCGCCGTGGACGACTCCACCCAGCAGTGGACCGCGACCCAGGCCCCTGCCGCGGCCGTGCCGTCACCGCCGGTGCCGGAACAGCGGCGTGAACCCGAGCCACCGGCCGAGCCGGTCGTGCCCGGACAGCGCCGTGCCGACGGTGAGCCGGGTACCGAGCAGTTCGCCTTCATCGAGGAGCCCGACGAGGACTCCGAAGACGTCATCGACTGGCTGAAATTCACCGAGAGCCGCAGTGAGCGGCGCGAGGAGGCACGACGGCGCGGCCACAACCGGATGGTCGCACTGATAGTCGTCGTGGCCCTGGTGGTCGTCGGTGGAGCGGGCTACCTCTGGTTCGCCGGGAAGATCCCGGGCGTCTCGGGCGGCGACGGGCAGAGCACCACGGCGACGGGCCCGCAGAAGCGCGACGTCATCGTCGTCCACCTGCACAACACCAAGAAGGGCGGCACCTCGACGGCGCTGCTCGTCGACAACGTCACCACCGGGCAGGGCACCACGGTCCTGCTCCCCAATTCGCTCGCCGTGGCAGGGGACGACGGGTCCACCACCACGCTGGGCAAGTCGGTCGACGACGACGGGTCCACGGGTACCCGTGAGGCGATAGACACCCTGCTCGGGACCAGCATCAGCGGCACCTGGCGTCTCGACACGCCGTACCTCGAGAACCTCGTCGAGCTCGTCGGCAACATCGAGGTCGACACCGACACGACTGTGCCCGACTCCAAGAAGGGCGCCTCGCCGCTCGTCGACAAGGGGGAGGGGCAGACGCTGAGCGGCCCGATGGCCGTCGCGTACGCGACCTACCAGGGCGAGGGCGAGCCCGAGGCCAAGCAGCTCATGCGCTTCGGCCAGGTCATGCGCAGTGTGCTGCGCAAGCTGTCCGAGGACCCCAAGGCCGCGACCGTCACCATCGAGACGCTCGCCCAGATCCTCGACCCGTCCCTGCCCGAGCAGGACCTGGGCGCCTCGCTGGCGAAGCTCGCCGGGCACGCCAAGGTGGGTGACTACAAGACGGAGCTTCTTCCGGTCCAGGACGACGGGACCCTCACGGAGAAGGCCACCGCGAGCGTGGTCAAGGAAGTCCTGGGCGGCAAGGTGAAGGCCCCGGAACAGGGTGCGGCGGTACGCGTCGGCATCAAGAACGCCACGGGGAACACCAAGGGCACCGAGTCCGCGAGGGTCCAGCTCGTCAACGGCGGCTACGCCTTCGTCGACAGTGGCAAGGCGGATACCGCGACGTCGTCCCAGGTGGTGTATGGGGCCGCTGAGGACAAGGCGAAGGCGGTCGAGGTCGCCAAGACCCTGGGGCTGCCGGAGAGCTCGGTGAAGAAGGGCGAGCCCGCCGCGAACGCGGACGTGTCCGTCGCCCTCGGACAGGACTACAAGATCCCCGGGCAGACGTCGTAAGGGCTGTCGGCGGTCCGTGAGACCCTAGAGGTCGATCTGACCGCCGACGAAAGCCTGCATGTGACCGCCACGGACCGCTCCATCGAGCTCATCAACGCCGCCGCTCAGGCGGCCGCCGACCGGCTCGCGCACGACATCATCGCCTACGACGTCAGCGATGTGCTGTCGATCACCGACGCCTTCCTGCTGGCTTCGGCCCCCAACGACCGCCAGGTCAAGTCGATCGTCGACGAGATCGAGGAGCGGCTGCAGAAGGAGCTCGGCGCCAAGCCGGTTCGCCGCGAGGGCGACCGCGACGCCCGCTGGATCCTTCTCGACTACGTCGACATCGTGATCCATGTCCAGCACAGCGAGGAGCGTGTGTTCTACGCGCTCGAGCGCCTGTGGAAGGACTGCCCCGAGATCGCCCTCCCCGAGGACGCGGTCAAGACCCGGGGCAAGGCCGAGGAGCACGCCCAGCTCAACGGCGGCACGGAAGGTGACCAGAGCTGAACGGCAGCAGGAGCGGCAGAGGCCGCAAGATCGTCCTTTGGCGGCACGGCCAGACGGCGTGGAATCTGGAGCGCCGTTTCCAGGGGTCCACGGACATCGAGCTGACCGAGACCGGCGTCGGGCAGGCCCGCCGCGCCGCCCGGCTGCTCGCGTCGCTGAAGCCGGACGCCATCGTGGCGTCCGACCTTCGGCGCGCCGCGGCCACGGCCGCCGAGCTCAGCTCGGTCACCGGCCTCGACGTCGCCCACGACTCCGCATTGCGTGAGACGTATGCGGGCGCCTGGCAGGGGCTCACGCACGAGGAGATCGTCGGCCAGTACGGCGAGCAGTACGCCGCGTGGAAGCGTGGTGAGCCCGTCCGCAGGGGTGGTGGCGAGCTCGAGACCGAGGTCGCCGACCGGGCCGCCCCTGTGGTGCTGGAGCACGCCGGCAAACTGCCCGACGCCGGTACGCTCGTCGTCGTGAGTCACGGTGGCACCATCCGGACCACCATCGGCCGTCTGCTCGGGCTCGAGTCCCACCACTGGGAGGGGCTCGGCGGGCTCTCCAACTGCTGCTGGTCGGTGCTGGGCGAGGGTGCGCGGGGCTGGCGCCTGCTCGAGCACAATGCCGGGACGCTCCCCGAACCGGTGCTCGGGGACGACGATTAGCGGGAGCCCGGAGGTCCTCTCCGGGCGGCGGGGGCCGGATTTCACTTTCCGGCTCGTCGCAGGCTAAAGTTCTTCTTGTTCGCAGCGCGGAAACGCAGGGAAACACAGCGGACAGCGGGGCTATAGCTCAGTTGGTAGAGCGCCTGCATGGCATGCAGGAGGTCAGGAGTTCAATTCTCCTTAGCTCCACAGTCAAGATCCCGTCCCCGACAGGGGGCGGGATCTTTTTTTGGCGGCCATTCTCGACGCGGCGGTTCATGTGCGCCGGTCGCGCCTCAACTCCCTTGGCCCGCCTACGACAAGGGCCGTAGGGGTGTTCCGGCGCTGTCTTCGCAGGTGCGAGGGCCGACTCCGTGGGCCTCCTTCGCGACAAAGGCGGTCGGCGGGGCGGTCGTCGGGCTGACCCCCTCGCGACGCCATGGCAGAATCGGAGCGCCGGAGGGGGCGACGGACCGATCGGGAGGGAGCGCGATGCCTGCGAGCCGCGTACGGGTCCCGGGTCCGCCCCTCGCGTACATCGCGACCCACCGTCCCGTCACCCTTGATTCCCTCTCGCCCCTTTTCCTCGGCGCCTCGCGCGAGGGCCCCTACGCGTGCACGGCCTGCGGCCACCCTCGGAGCTGACCGGATGGGTGCACACAGGCGGAAATGTGACTGGTGCGGCAGCGGTACGCCCATCGTCAGGGACATGGATCCGGTCAACACGGAGTTCCAGTACTGGTGCGAGGAGTGCGCGCGGGCGCTGATCATAAAAGGCGACCCCATCGAGACGTACCGGGAGCTCGAAGGGGAGCCCATCTACGGCCGACTCCTCGAGGAGCACTGCACCCTCAAACGGTTCTACTCCTTCGCGACCGCTTGACGAGCTGCCCCCGGTCGGCTTGTTCATGATCGGAGCAACCGCTGGTCAGAGCTGCGCGCACCGGTCATATCCGGACGGAGTGGAAACGATTTTTGATGGGCCGGTGGGAGCGTGTAATGTTCTCGATGTCGCCAGGGAAACCGGGCGGCAAACAGTACGGGGCTATAGCTCAGTTGGTAGAGCGCCTGCATGGCATGCAGGAGGTCAGGAGTTCAATTCTCCTTAGCTCCACAGTGAAGAAGCGGGTCATCCGGATCGGATGACCCGCTTCTTGTTGTGTCCCTCACCCTCCGACGTGTTCGGCGGTGTACGGGTCAGGCGCGTCCGCTGCCCAGGGGCCCTGCGCGGGGCACCTGGCAAGCGCGGGCCGTTCCGCGGGCGCCGTCGTACTGCGCGCTGTGCCCGGGCCCGCAGGTGCATCGGAAGGGCGAGCCGTTCGGAGTCGCGCGGCGGGGGCTCGTACGGCGGCGGGGACCTGTAGGGAGGCGCCGAGTACTGCTGATGCACCTGAGGCGTTCGACCGGACGGCGGGGACGCGTGGTCCGTCGTCCCGTGCGCAAGGGCTCCGGGCGTTCCCGGGGCCGTGAGCGTCCGAGAGCGGACCGCGGTGCCGTGTATGCCTGGTTCGTCGCCCCGGCCGGGCGCGTCGGGCGGCAGACCCCGGCCGGGCGGCGGAGCCACGGACTCCGTACCGGGGAGCACGGAGGCGCGCATGACCGGATCGGACGCGGACGGGGGGCGACCGGGCCCGTCAGACCGGTGACGAGCTCCGTGAGCAGGCGTTCGGCCGGACCGGGCAGCAGGCGCAGGGCGAGCACGGCGGCCACCGCGGTCAGGCAGAGCATGTACGTCACCACGACCCAGGTCGTGGGCCGGCGTGAAGGCCGTGCACCAGGGCGGCGCGCCACGCGGAGTACGCCAGCGCGTGCAGGGCGTGCCGGCGGCCCGCGATCCTGCCGGGGGCGGCGAACGCGCTGCGCATCGCCCCGGTGGCCGCGGCGACGGTCATCAGCAGCCCGGCCAGTGAGCCGAAGCAGATGAGACCCGCGGTGCCGCTCACGCCCGTGCCGAACGGTACGAGGGCGCCGAGCGGACCGACGTGCCCGAGCGTGACCTTCACGGTGCCGTGCAGCAGGAGGAAGCCGAGCGAGGTGACGGCGGCTGCTCGATGGATGCCCTGGCAGACGGGCCGCTGGCGGGTCGAGTGGAACACCCGGTCGGTGGCCAACAGGCCCCCGGCTCATACCCGGGACTGAGCCCAGGGAGGGGGAGGAACGGATCCTGCGATGAGGCTTCATGGGGGCGAGTCCGAACGGCTCGGCAAAGCGGTCCCGTTGCCGCATGCCAGGTCGCCCTCTACCGGCCGGTACCGGGTCTGAGCGGTTGCCCCGACAGGAGGCAGTACGCGGAGTAACCGCCGGGGCGTGTGAGTCGTGTGGAAGATTCGCGCCGACCGTGTGCCTGTCGGACGCCCACGTGGCGCGACTCCTACGGCCTCGAGACGGGATGTGTGCCGGGCCGCGCACCGGGCCCGTGCGGTACCCTGACGCCATGCGTGCCGTACGCCTTCTGCTCAGCGAGCCGCGCTGATCACTCCCGACCGGTGAGAATGCCTGGTCGGACTTGGCGCGGCGTCCCCTCCTGTGCGAGGGGATTTTTCGTTTCCGCAGACGCGTGTCCGTAGACGTGGGCGCCGGCAGATGACGATCGATGGAGCTTTGAGGATCATGAGCGAGACGAATTCCGCGGCCGAGGTGGCCGCGCCGCACCGCTACACGGCAGCGATGGCCGCCGACATCGAGGCACGCTGGCAGGACTTCTGGGACGCCGAGGGGACGTACGAGGCGCCCAACCCGAGCGGTGACCTGGCGGACGGTTCCGGGCTGGCCGCCAAGCCGAAGCGCTTCATCATGGACATGTTCCCGTACCCCTCGGGCGCCGGTCTGCACGTCGGCCACCCGCTGGGCTACATCGCCACCGACGTCTACGCCCGCCACCAGCGGATGACCGGGCACAACGTCCTGCACACCCTGGGCTTCGACGCGTTCGGTCTGCCGGCGGAGCAGTACGCCGTGCAGACGGGCACCCACCCGCGCGCCTCCACCGAGGCCAACATGGAGAACATGAAGGTCCAGCTGCGCCGGCTGGGCCTGGGCCACGACAAGCGCCGCTCCTTCGCGACCATCGACGCGGAGTACTACAAGTGGACCCAGTGGATCTTCCTGCAGATCTTCAACTCCTGGTACGACACCGAGGCCGACAAGGCCCGCCCGATCGCCGACCTGGTCGCCCAGTTCGAGAGCGGTGAGCGCCCGGTACCGGGCGGCGGCGAGTGGGGCGCGCTGAGCGCCGCCGACCGTGCCGACATCCTGGGGCAGTACCGCCTGGCGTACGCCTCGGACGCGCCCGTCAACTGGGCACCCGGGCTGGGCACCGTGCTGGCCAACGAGGAAGTGACGGCGGACGGCCGCTCCGAGCGCGGCAACTTCCCGGTCTTCAAGGCCAAGCTGCGCCAGTGGAACATGCGCATCACCGCCTACGCCGACCGGCTGCTGAACGACCTGGACGGGCTGGACTGGCCCGAGGCCATCAAGCTGCAGCAGCGCAACTGGATCGGTCGTTCCGAGGGCGCGCGCGTCGACTTCCCCGTCGACGGTGCGGGAGACATCACCGTCTTCACCACCCGTCAGGACACCCTGTTCGGCGCGACCTACATGGTGCTGGCGCCCGAACACGAGCTGGTCGAGCGGATCATCCCCGCCGCCTGGCCCGAGGGCACCCACCCGGTGTGGACCGGCGGCCACGCGAACCCGGCCGAGGCCGTCACCGCGTACCGCAAGCAGGCCGCCGCCAAGTCCGACGTCGAGCGGCAGGCCGAGGCCAAGGACAAGACCGGCGTCTTCACCGGTGCCTACGCGACCAACCCGGTCAGCGGCGAGAAGGTCCCCGTCTTCATCGCCGACTACGTCCTGATGGGGTACGGCACCGGCGCGATCATGGCCGTACCGGCGCACGACGCGCGCGACTTCGCCTTCGCGCGCGCCTTCGAGCTGCCGATGCGCTGCGTCGTCGAGCCGTCGGACGACCGCGGTCTGGACACGTCGACGTGGGAGGACGCGTTCGCCTCGTACGAGGCGAAGCTGGTCAACTCGACCAACGACGGGATCTCGCTGGACGGCCTGGGTGTCGTCGACGCCAAGGCGAAGATCACGGAGTGGCTGCAGGCGCAAGGTGTCGGTGAGGGGACCGTCAACTTCCGGCTGCGCGACTGGCTGTTCAGCCGCCAGCGCTACTGGGGCGAGCCCTTCCCCATCGTCTACGACGAGGAGGGCATCGCCCACCCGCTGCCCGAGTCGATGCTGCCGCTGGAGCTGCCCGAGGTCGAGGACTACTCGCCGCGGACCTTCGACCCGGAGGACGCCGACACCCAGCCCGAGACCCCGCTGTCCCGGAACGCCGACTGGGTCAACGTCACCCTGGACCTGGGTGACGGCGCTGGTCTGCGAAGTTACCGCCGCGAGACCAACACCATGCCGAACTGGGCGGGCTCCTGCTGGTACGAACTGCGCTACCTGGACCCGCACAACGACCAGCGACTGGTCGACCCCGCGATCGAGCAGTACTGGATGGGGCCCCGCGAAGGACAGCCCACCGGTGGCGTCGACCTGTACGTCGGCGGTGCGGAGCACGCGGTCCTGCACCTGCTGTACGCGCGTTTCTGGTCCAAGGTGCTGCACGACCTGGGGCACATCTCGTCGGCCGAGCCGTTCCACAAGCTGTACAACCAGGGCATGATCCAGGCCTTCGTCTACCGCGACAGCCGCGGTATCGCAGTCCCGGCGGCCGAGGTCGAGGAGCGCGACGGGGCCTACTACCACGCGGGCGAGAAGGTCAGTCGCGTCCTGGGCAAGATGGGCAAGTCCCTGAAGAACGCCGTCACACCCGACGAGATCTGCGGCGAGTACGGGGCGGACACCCTGCGGCTGTACGAGATGGCCATGGGCCCTCTGGACGTCTCGCGCCCTTGGGACACCCGGGCCGTGGTCGGCCAGTTCCGGCTGCTGCAGCGGCTGTGGCGCAATGTCGTCGACGAGGAGACCGGTGAGGTCACCGTCGTGGACACGGAACCCGGTGAGGACACGCTGCGGGCGCTGCACAAGGCCATCGACGGTGTGGGCCAGGACATGGTGGGGATGCGCTTCAACACCGCCATCGCCAAGATCACCGAGCTGAACAACCACCTGACGAAGGCGGGCGGTCCGCTGTCGCGTTCGGTCGCCGAGCGGCTGGTGCTGCTGGCGGCGCCCCTGGCGCCGCACGTGGCGGAGGAGCTGTGGCGCCGACTGGGCCACAGCGAGTCCGTCGTGCACCAGGACTTCCCGGTCGCCGACCCGGCCTACGTCGTGGACGAGACGGTGACCTGCGTGGTGCAGATCAAGGGCAAGGTCAAAGCACGCCTAGAGGTCTCCCCTTCCATCACGGACGAGGAGCTGGAGACACTGGCCCTGGCCGACGAGAACGTCGTCGCCGCGCTGGGCGGGGCCGGGATCCGCAAGGTGATCGTGCGGGCGCCGAAGCTGGTCAACATCGTCCCCGCCTGACGGCGCCACGACGGTCGGCCGTCGAAGCGTGACGGCATCGGACAGCCGGTGCCGACACGCACACCTGCCGGGACCGGCCGAGCGTCACGGGCCGCGGGCGGACTGACAGGCCGGCAAGCGTGCCAGGGCTTTCCCCTACGGGCAGGTTGGGGGTTCCGGTGGAACCCTCGGCCTGCCCGTTCCGTTTACGGTAGAAGGGGCGACCGCACGCGGGCAGCCGATTCGACGACCTAGGGGCGTTCATGGAAGCCGTGATCCTGATCCTGACGCTGCTGTTCGTGGCGTTCATGGCGCTCGGTGTGTACGCCGGTGTGAAGACGGTGCGCGCGGCCAAGCGTGGTGTGGACCGGACCATCACGCAGGCGCGCCGCTCGGTGGAGGACACCACGTTGCGGGCCAAGAGCTACGGCCAGCCGGGTGTGCCGGGGGAGCTCGCCCAGCTGAGGCTCGCACTGCGTACCTCTATGCGGGCCACGCAGGACGCGCTGAACGCCGGGGCGACGGAGGATGCCTCCCTCTCGGAGTCGCTGGGCCTCTTCCAGCGTCTGAGCGCACACGGACGTGAGCTCGACAACGACCTCAAACGGCTGGAACGCGAGCCGGACCGTGCGACGGTGGCCACACTGCTGCCGGGCCTCAAGGAGCGCACGGAGCGCATCACGCACGCGGCGGAATCGCTGCGCTGGGCCGCCCGTGACCGGGCAAGGCGGTTCGCCGACGACGATCTGGCCGCGCTCGGCGCGCAGATCGACCTGGAGGCCGGGGCCCTGCGGCACTGGACGACCGAGGAGCCGGCGACGCCCCGGGATGACGCGGCTGGGCACGACTGGACCGCATCGGCGGACGAACGGACGCCGCCACCGTCGCTCACCCCTCCGGATCCCCGGCTGCGCACGGGCTATCCGTGGCAGAAGTCCGCCAAGCCCGAGACGACGAACTGACGCCGACGGGACTCGGTCCGCGAACCCTCGGCGCGGCGGCGACGAGACGTGTGCGAACGCGTTCCGAACAGCTTGGAAACGTCTGAGGCAGGTCGCGGGCAGGTGCCGGACGGACCGCAAATGATCAGTAGGCCGGTCCCGGGCTGCCGTGTTCGCGCTCCGGAAGGTAACCTCCGGCTCATGTCCCGCCATGTCGCGATCGTCACCGATTCAACGGCCTACCTGCCGCCCCAGACGATGGAACGGCACGGCATCACCGCGGTGCCGCTCACCGTCGTCCTGGGCGATCAGGCACTGGAGGAAGGCACCGAGATCTCGGCCCGGTCGCTGGCGCTAGCCCTGCAGAAGCGCCGATCCGTGACCACGTCACGGCCCAGCCCGGACGTCTTCGCCGCCACGTACCGAGCCGTGGCGGAGACGGGGGCCACAGGCATCGTCTCCCTCCACCTGTCCTCAGAACTCTCCGGCACGTACGACGCCGCCGTGCTCGCGGCGAAGGAGGCGGCCATCCCGGTGCGGGTGGTGGATACCGGCATGGTCGCCATGGCCCTGGGGTTCTGCGCCCTTGCCGCCGCGGAAGCGGGCGAGGCGGGCGGCGGTCTGGACGAGGCGGTCGCAGCGGCCGACAAGCGGGCGGCCGGCACGTCGGCCTTCTTCTACGTGGACACGCTGGACTACCTGCGCAGAGGCGGGCGCATCGGCGCCGCGCAGGCGTTGCTGGGATCGGCCCTGGCCGTCAAGCCACTGCTCCGCCTCGAGGACGGCCGCATCGAGATGCTGGAGAAGGTGCGGACCGCGTCCAAGGCGATCGCACGACTCGAGGAGATCGTCGCCGCGAAGGCCGGCGCGGGTGCCGTGGACATCGCCGTCCACCACCTGGCCGCTCCGGAGGGCGCCGAGCGGCTGGCGGAACGGCTGCGGGGACGAATTCCTGGGCTCGTCGACCTGCATGTGAGCGAAGTCGGTGCGGTGATCGGGGCGCACACCGGTCCCGGACTGCTGGGAGTGGTCGTCGCGCCCCGCTGACCTTCACCTCGTCGGGTGACGCAGTTATCCACAACTCGTGAGTTATCCACCGTAATTGGTGCGTCCCGACGGATTTTCTCGGATGTGTCTAGCGTCTGAGCCATGACCTTCCGACGACTTTCCCCGCCCGGTCGC
Proteins encoded in this window:
- a CDS encoding DegV family protein — its product is MSRHVAIVTDSTAYLPPQTMERHGITAVPLTVVLGDQALEEGTEISARSLALALQKRRSVTTSRPSPDVFAATYRAVAETGATGIVSLHLSSELSGTYDAAVLAAKEAAIPVRVVDTGMVAMALGFCALAAAEAGEAGGGLDEAVAAADKRAAGTSAFFYVDTLDYLRRGGRIGAAQALLGSALAVKPLLRLEDGRIEMLEKVRTASKAIARLEEIVAAKAGAGAVDIAVHHLAAPEGAERLAERLRGRIPGLVDLHVSEVGAVIGAHTGPGLLGVVVAPR
- the leuS gene encoding leucine--tRNA ligase — translated: MSETNSAAEVAAPHRYTAAMAADIEARWQDFWDAEGTYEAPNPSGDLADGSGLAAKPKRFIMDMFPYPSGAGLHVGHPLGYIATDVYARHQRMTGHNVLHTLGFDAFGLPAEQYAVQTGTHPRASTEANMENMKVQLRRLGLGHDKRRSFATIDAEYYKWTQWIFLQIFNSWYDTEADKARPIADLVAQFESGERPVPGGGEWGALSAADRADILGQYRLAYASDAPVNWAPGLGTVLANEEVTADGRSERGNFPVFKAKLRQWNMRITAYADRLLNDLDGLDWPEAIKLQQRNWIGRSEGARVDFPVDGAGDITVFTTRQDTLFGATYMVLAPEHELVERIIPAAWPEGTHPVWTGGHANPAEAVTAYRKQAAAKSDVERQAEAKDKTGVFTGAYATNPVSGEKVPVFIADYVLMGYGTGAIMAVPAHDARDFAFARAFELPMRCVVEPSDDRGLDTSTWEDAFASYEAKLVNSTNDGISLDGLGVVDAKAKITEWLQAQGVGEGTVNFRLRDWLFSRQRYWGEPFPIVYDEEGIAHPLPESMLPLELPEVEDYSPRTFDPEDADTQPETPLSRNADWVNVTLDLGDGAGLRSYRRETNTMPNWAGSCWYELRYLDPHNDQRLVDPAIEQYWMGPREGQPTGGVDLYVGGAEHAVLHLLYARFWSKVLHDLGHISSAEPFHKLYNQGMIQAFVYRDSRGIAVPAAEVEERDGAYYHAGEKVSRVLGKMGKSLKNAVTPDEICGEYGADTLRLYEMAMGPLDVSRPWDTRAVVGQFRLLQRLWRNVVDEETGEVTVVDTEPGEDTLRALHKAIDGVGQDMVGMRFNTAIAKITELNNHLTKAGGPLSRSVAERLVLLAAPLAPHVAEELWRRLGHSESVVHQDFPVADPAYVVDETVTCVVQIKGKVKARLEVSPSITDEELETLALADENVVAALGGAGIRKVIVRAPKLVNIVPA